The genome window GGTACGGAGGATCTAGTAGCAATTGGAACATACCTATGGGGCTAGAAGGCAAAGTATTTATATTCCTCTTGGCCACCAGAATGATTTATCCCCTGTTTTGACAGTCCCTTGAAGCCTGATCATTTAGCCACTCAACATGCACCGGACAAAGCACAAAGAATGCATGCTCCACTCTTTGGTGCACCCAACATTGAATTGGGGTCCGTAGATGGTGTAGAATCCCTACAGGCATATTTCAGTAGATATCCGCCAATTTTAGTTGTGGGCATGCTCATTTGTTTCTCGGCTTGCTTCAATAGCATAGAGCATTGCATTTTTGCTATAATGGGGTGATAAATGGTGCACCTTCATTTTGGACTGCTTTCGGCCTGTTCACTCTAAAACCAGGGATGAAAGTTGGCACTGTTGTATTGCTCCAAATCTGCCTCATAAATTAGGCATTCCCGACacatgccgtttccatgacaggtgggctccaattcacctgccacaccgtcacctcaccgcttcatcatgccaggcaccacatttaaagcacagccacgctcagtgcttccagctcaggactgctgcaaagaagacatggcccggaaaggcaagaagattgcagcccttgagcaccttttggacaatgtggaggcccactgtgattcCCTCTACCTCCCGCTctagccgcaggaggggcagctacattaccactctggcttggtagtcgatggcagtggtgatcagtgctaatgtcgcacagaagaggttggccatccaatgcagatagaggatgaatgatctcatccatgctgtcacattatggcaaccatctcatcattctaaactcatacagtcaagcccatcacacattcactggcatctcactcactgccagctcaagggatatcaccacccattcttACACACATACCCTTacatatccatctggcctcatgtccactggagactgcctcctcagccctctccaccttgaggccacttgcacagatcaacatgcccccccaccacacagacCCTGGGATACCATCTTTCCCCAgttcagcccttgccctgcagcctcttcccttgcctgaagccgcttctcccccttccccaagcaagccatagccctgcagtcattgaatagccacccacatatggctgatctggtaggtagagacctgcccgtgtgCCCCCCTAAAGTGATGCGgttctgtctgtgaagcctggcgctgatgactgagagtgcagaccgaagcaaggtaggcaaacaaaccttgaaaccCTGagtgaaatgcagcctgccaagtgctgttgtgaaacaagtcACTGTGTTTTCCAGTCGACGTGGACAGACGAacccgggggggggtggtgaaagggggaatgagcacggtgggctggccttataatgacatgctgaCATATTGCAATAAGGTTCCCAACAACCAATGGCAGAGAATGCAGCCCGCCAACGActggctgagcggacgatcgcaaactggtttcatgacatcgtgaaaccaatttttggccttcttgccatattgtcactcacgccaccgaacacacccgtgccagcgggcacggaaaatcccgaccCATATTGCAAAAACAATATTTCTATCCTTAAAATGTCCATTCCCCTGGTATGTTGAACCATTGCCTCTATAAACTGATTGCTGTTCTTCAGTGGTGACAATTGTTTAATGGGAATGACGATATTTCCAAAAGTTATTCCCACCAtgcagaaaaatatatttaatataTATCTTTAAAAGCACAAAGCTTATGAGacaaaacatatatatatatatatatatatatataaacatttCTAGAAACAACAACAGACTGGGTTGATAAGTTGTGAAACAATAGCTGCTTTTCTTAACGTTCATACATGCTCAGTTGGCAACAGGCAGGTAAAAGACTTGACCTCGCTAGTGGGTGAGCATAATAAGCAGCAATTTTGTAAGTATAGTGATCGCAGGATTATATAATGCCTTTGAGAAATACATTTTGTTATGTTACATTACAAGGTTGAAGTATAAGCTTGTTGTTAAAGTTGCTTATTTCCCCCTCAAAATTTTAAGGCACACTACTGCTAAAGCTGCTGTCAGCTGTTTAGTCAAATTTGTTGATGGGTCAGTACTTTTTTTGACTTTTCAGCTGAGCTGGGAAAAGGATTTGTGCTGAAGAAATCACAATGCAAATCTATTTTAAAAAGCTGCCCAGCTTAGACAATACATTTAGATAATAAGGACCTTTTGGGTTTCTCTCTGAGCAGCCAGTAATGGGATAAATCTGCTTACAGTCCACGTGGTCTATTTTCAACCACTCATGGTAGCTGCCAGATTGGACTATTGAACTTACCACCCTGTGGCGTTTAGAATCAAAATATTCCCATTATAGTTGGGAAGCAACTTTGACCAAGCAACTAACTGGACTTCAGTTTTCAAGTGTCTGACATGTAAATCATCTCACTCAGAGTCCCCAAAGAATACCCTTCTGATCTCCATCTCCTTTTTCCCTCCAAAGGAACATCTCAGTGCCTGTATCACCTGTAATATTCTGTTTGAATCCTCCCCTTATAAAGTTTTCTTGCCCTTCAAGGTTGATAAATCACAAGAAGGATTGTCTTTTCTCATAGTCTTCCCTTTTGTTGGTAATCACCAACATTGACAGTAACATTTAAATAATTTTATCTGAACAACATTGAAAAATTACTATCACTTAAATCACTATTGTGAGAGGAATATCTGTCATCGAAAGTTGGGTAGAAAATTGAAATAGGCAGGACTAACCCTAAAACATGCTTTTTAATTCCTGCCCTCCAAAGATCTCATTTTGATTGGGTCATAACAACACCATTAAACTACACCCCATTTATACCCAGGGTAGCAACCAGAGTGCAGCTGTGAACATTTTAAAAGCATTATTGGCCTCAGGTATAAATGGGCCTGTTCCAGCCAGCAGATGGGGAGAAAAACATGACTGATTTTAGGGACGTGACGTGGTCGTCACCAGTTTCCATGCCTCTTGCTATGGTCTCAGGTTGTCATTTGAAACCATAAATGCTTCCATCTTAAGCACACCCCAATCTTTAAACATTGTACCAGCTCTCATTTTTTCTTAAGTGGGGCCCTTGTAGAAAAATGAAATCTGTACTTCAACTTGGGCGCAATAAACACACAGGTGTTAAAATTTGCTTTGCCTCACCATTAACTGATAGTTAAAAAAATACTTGAACAGCCTAACTTTCAAAGGCACAGTATCCCAATTTTTTTAATATAGCCTAACATTGCCATTTATGATGTGGGCTCTGTactgcttttatttttaaacattgatcATATTTCTCTTTGAATCTGTGCGACTATTGCTGTTTTCATATAAACAAGCGCACTCAATGGATTCCACATTGTCACTTTATTCCCGGGTTTCAGAGAATTCCAGTTTTACCTTTGAATGTTGTTTCCTTCTTGGTTGATTTCCGCCTGCTGCCACTTTTTTTTTCACACAAAATATTCACGGCTGTACACACTTTCTTATTATTTTCATgtcaccccagtgagagccaaatGCTCCCTCTGAAGTGCACGGTGCAAACAAAATCCTCGCAAATTCCTGTAGTGTTCACTGCAAGAAGtgactgatttttttaaaatactgATTTGATTGCAAAATGGATTCCTTTTGAATACTTTGACAGGAAATCTCAACATATTATTATTCTCACTGACATTAACATGAtgtgaataaaccattcaaattGGTCGTGTctccaaaacaaaaattaaaaagaaGTGATTTGATTTTTCTTTCTTTGATTATGGTATGTGAAATGGCTATTTAAAATGCTATATTGTTTGGTCATAGCCGATTATCCTTTTGCATTTATAAATGTTGAAATATTAATTGATGTGGTGGAGCTTTCTTGGTAAGTGTATTAGAAGTTTCAGTGGAATTATTGAGAAAAAacgtactttaaaaaaaaagtatatcAAATTCTAGTCTGAAGTTCCAGACACAGTATGAAATGACATGTACAACCTTGGCCTGGGTGTGTATGGGGAATCGAAGTGTGCAGAGGCCACTGTAATGATGGCACTTGAAGCAGCAGATTGCAGCGATTCCAGTCATACCATCCGGGCAGTCATCCCATTAACTGCCATTGATTGCTGACCTCTTGGCCTgtgctctccctttcccctccctggCTGCAGACCTGCCACCTGGAACTCCAGATGCTTTTGCCCAACTGCTGACCTGTCCATACTGCGACCGGGGCTACAAGCGTTTGACATCACTAAAGGAGCACATTAAATATCGTCATGAAAAGAACGAGGACAACTTCGCCTGCCCCCTGTGCAACTATACATTTGCCTACCGCACCCAGCTTGAACGACATATGGCCACGCACAAGCCGGGGAGAGATCAGGTGGGGCTCCTGGATGGGTATGGGTAACCCTTAGAGGATAAATATCATTTTAATTGCCATTGGCTATTAATTTTTTATGGCATTTTGAAGATGCAAATCTTTAATGGTAATAGCTCTAATTTAGGTTTAAATGGTTTTTTGATGGTCTCTTCCAGGATGATTTAATATCATGTACTCACGATTGAATGAGCATTTTAATATCCAATTTAGAAACATTATCAGCACTTGAAGTTAAGTTTAGCTTAAGTTTGGGGCATTGCCTTCATTTTCAAAATCTTATTAAAATGGTGTGTCATCTCCACAATACCGTTGTGGTCGTACTCTTTAATCAAAATAGGCGATTCAAACCTGTGTGGCCTATGGCCTGGCTAATAGCTGAAAGCAACAGTTTTTTAAATAATGCTACCACCTCTGCTGATCATTTGCTTCCTCTGCCtgccatacatttttattttaataattaCTGCCAACTCCCTCCAGCCACGGTTTGGTTGAGTTCCATTATACAAATACTCCAAAGATTTCCCTTTAAAACTATTTTTTGATTTTGTAAAGCTGTTTATTGAATTATTTTTCTCACCAatgtccctcccctccccaatcctTTTAGAAAGAGACCTGTCAATATATTTGTTGTTGAAACACTAGCTTACTCTCTATACTCAGGCGATAGAAGGAGATAAGTTACACAACACTGTTCCCTGTTCTTTGGCACATACATATACCTCTCTCAAAGGAACACATGCTTGGATTAAAAATTACTAAACCATTTGTGTTACGTAGCCTAACTTCTTCTGCCTCCTCCTGGGAAATGTGAAATaccatatattgtaaatagtcgTCTAAAAGTGTACTTATTCCATTGTTATCATTTTAGAGAATGGTTTCATTCAAATATTTTCGTTTGCACATGACAACTTTGTTGCTTTAGAAGATGAGACAAATATCCAAGacattacaaaaaaaaatccattggAAAATTTAAGCAGTAATATATTGTGGTTTGTTTTGTTCTCTTATGACAGTTCCATTTCATTTGGATTTTAAATAAAGCACTTTCTGTCAGcgtaattttattttaaatgaagtTTCTCTTTCACCTTTTGGTGCACAGTCTGTACCATTAACAACTGATTTAAAAATGCTTCCAGAAAATTACAGAACGTACCTTATTAAAACACAAGGCTCATTTTATCTCAGCATTGTTATAAAGAATGACTGTAATATTTTGAACCTGACTCCTACTCTCTTTTAAAGGTTCAAATACTGGTATTACAGTTGCCCTTTGTCAGGAAAATAATCTGCACCTACAGAATAATGATGTTCTCAATTTTACTGATGGCACTTTAACATGATAAAATTGGATCTAGCAAACAGCACTCAAACCTACACACAAGCTCCATGGGCCACTTTccattattttcttttatttcaaccACTACAATAAATCTACAGCAGAGACCCATTATTCCCAATGTGAAAAGCAAGGGAAGCTGTATCTTTTTTGGTTTAACCAGGGCTCAATGGCAGTTTGCAGAATTAAGCGTAATGTGAGTTGTCGATGCTGACAAGTCACTGGAGGTTGAATCTGTTATACTAAAGAGTGCCACTGATGTTGGGAGTACAATGCAACTGTAGTCGACAGTGCTCCATCAATATAAAACCATTTAAGTATTCTGCGAAGACCTCAcaaaaattatttttgttttgcatcaTTATAATTGAACATAAACCCCATCATTATTTTATCTGAAAATTGAAGAACACTGTAAAAGAATCTCATTCTTGAAAGTATATACCTATGCTTTCTTGTCATGGAGTCACACTATTTTGTGTGTTTTGCCCAGTATGTGTCCTCTGCTGTTTCTTCTTCTGTCCTCATTTATacattttatttatttctgtttAGCTTCAACGTTGAAAAAAAAAGCCCCCTAATTTGATCATGGTACTCCCACTTAGTAATTACAAATGATTGTATCATATTAACAGAGGCGCAACTAAAGTTTGCATCAGTCCTCCAAGGATTGAGGGGAGACAAAGCAGCTGTTGCTGTTTGTTTATGCAGCTCAGCAACATATGAGCACCAGTCCCTCATTGGCGCTCTGCAGGCCAGGGTTTGCTTGATCTTTGAAGGTTGCTGCTGTTTGAACAAACCTCCCTGTGTCCTGTCCAACACCATCTGTCTCACCAGGAATGTGGGAAGAGTCAGCACACCCTAGCAGTTGTCACACTGTTCAGCGCTGTTCCCTTGCAAAGCTTTTGTATCTTGCTACTTTAGAAAGCTGACCTCCTACCTTGAGTATCcgttgctatcaatttaatttcttgCCAGTTAATTTTCATATTGTGCTTTCTGCCAGATGTTTAAGAAAGGTCAGCTCTGTTGagattttaactttttttttacataatgTAACAAAGCATTGAATATTAATTAATTTTAACTATTAATCTGCTACTGTTAAGATACTTCATCCACATTCAATCAGCAAGGTCCCAGCAAAAATTTAATACACTTTTACTTCTGACTTTGCGTTTTTCATGTGACACTTGACATGAATGTATCAATAATAGAACCATAAATTGGTAATAGCACAGAAGGAATTGGTTTTGATGGTTATGCCTCCTTTGGCAGTAATTTTCttttggaaatttttttttgttgtacaTGATGTGAGACCTGAAGGGCTTAACAGTTCTTTCAAAAACCACAGTATGAAAGACAAACAGATTTAGAAGCTTGCTGGTATCTAGAATGTCTGTATGTAAATAGGGTCCATTTGGCATGTCTGTTCTGTTAGCTGTGACTGTTCACAAATTTCACCAAGCTGTGCACAAGACTCATTTAAGTATCTTCCCTCCGTAGCACCACATGCTGACCCACGGTGCTGGTAATCGCAAGTTCAAATGCACAGAGTGCGGCAAGGCCTTTAAGTACAAACACCATCTGAAGGAACACCTGCGAATTCATAGTGGTGAGCATCACATTTCTTAGTCTGCTAGATAAAAGTTATGCTTTGAAGGACGAGGTTAAGTTTTACAAAAAGGCTCTCGGTGTGGAGTTTCACCTGCCAGAAGTGCACATTGGAACTGCAGGAACGGACACCAGTGGGCCCTGCAGGATATCTGTCCATTAAAATTATTTTCCAGAAAGCCCTACAGGGACAGGTGACCTCCCCTCCTGAAATCCTGATATGTGCTCCAAGTCAGCGGAGCTCCACAGCAAGAGCACAAATTTGTTAAATTACCCCTATGATTTTTATGACATTTGGTGTGAAGAGGCAACCTTATAATATATTAAATATTAAATGTCATTATTTTTGTACAATTAATGTATATTTATTTTTTCTGGAGAATTTTAGTtctaaggaaagattggataggccagAGTTGTTTCATTTGAAACAAAAGAGGTTGAGGAGGGATCTAGTTGAAGTGaataaaatcataaggggtctaaGCTAGAGTGGATCGGAAGAACTTATTCGCCTTGATTGAGGGGTCTGTAATCAGGAAGCATAGATTTAGGAGGTAGGAGAGTAAGATGACATTCAAGGGGattatttttcacccagagagtggtggagatcaggaactcactgcctgaaagagtaataaagggagaaacttttGTAACATTAAGTACTAGTATATGTACTGGAAGTGCCATAACCTACTAGGCTGCAGGTCAAGAACTGGAAAGTGCAATCATGCCGGATGACTCTTTGTGGGTCATCATGGATATGATAGGCTGTTCtccatgctgtaaatttctacGATTTCTTCTCACTAATGTTTAACTCATTAATTTGCTGAAATGCATACTTTTGCTGTGATTATCAAATACTGTATAAGTTTAAATTTAATTGCTTAAACATTTTTCAGGTGAAAAGCCATATGAGTGTCCAAACTGCAAGAAGCGCTTTTCTCACTCCGGTTCGTACAGCTCTCACATCAGTAGCAAGAAGTGCATTGGCTTGATTTCTGTCAATGGTAGGATGCGAACCAGCTTAAAACCGGGCTCGTCTCCTACTTCAGTTTCTTCCTCTCCTACCAATTCAGCAATTACACAACTGAGGCACAAACTGGAGAATGGCAAGCCTCTTGGTATCCCTGAGCAACCAGGACTACTTAAAATCAAGACAGAGCCACTAGATTTCAATGACTACAAGGCCATGATGACTTCCCATGGGTTTGGTAATTTTCCAAATGGTGGAGTAGGAGCTAGCAGCCCACTGTCGATCAACACTTCAGTTCTAAGTCCAATGCAGCACTTAGGAGTAGGGATGGAAGCACCAATACTAGGCTTTTCAAATGTAGCAAGCAGTAACTTAAGTGAAGTCCAAAAGGTCCTCAAAATTGTTGACAATACAGTGTGTAGGCAAAAAATGGACTGCAAATCTGATGAGATTTCAAGACTTAAAGGTTATCATGTGAAAGAGCCAGCCTCTCAAGCTTCCTTGGCTGAGGAACAAGGAGTTACCTCCCCTGTTATGCCATCTGTTGGTCTTCCAGTTGTCAGCCATAATGGTGCCACTAAAAGTATTATTGACTACACACTAGAAAAGGTGAATGAAGCCAAAGCTTGTCTTCAAAGCTTGAGCACGGACTCACAAAGGCAAATGAGCAGTTTGAAAAAGGACAGGTTACGTAACATGAGCTGTTCTGCATTAGATCTCGGTATGGAGGAAAAGACATTTGACAACAATAATACATCTCCTTACTCTTGCCAATTTTGTAGGGAGGCTTTCCCTGGTCCCATTCCCTTACATCAGCATGAACGCTACATGTGCAAGATGAATGAAGAAATCAAGGCTGTGCTTCAACCGAGTGAAGTAATTACCAATAAAACAGGAATGCTGGGTGAAAAGCAAGCTTATATGTTGTCCTCCCTTCTTTCAGAAAAAGGTATCCCCAGCCCCATAAATGCTTATAAGGACCACATGTCTGTATTGAAAGCTTATTATGCCATGAATATGGAGCCAAATTCTGAAGAACTACTGAAAATTTCCATTGCCGTTGGCCTCCCTCAGGATTTTGTAAAAGAATGGTTTGAGCAGAGGAAGGTCTACCAGTTCTCTAATTCCAGGTCACCGCCACTGGATCGGACCAGTGCTGAGTTGGCATCAGCTGCCACCGACATGTTCATAAGTAAAGACTGTCTGTCAGTTAGGCACCCAACGACAGCATTAAAGCCGATGGACTCAATAACGTCACCATCAATAGCAGAACTGCATAACAGTGTTACTAATTGTGATGCACCTCTCAGGCTTATTAAATCTTCTCAGTTTAACAGTATTAAACCAATTGGTGATAAGATGGACCACTCAAGGAGCAATACTCCTTCCCCTTTGAATCTTTCCTCTACTTCCTCTAAGAACTCCCATAGTAGCTCATACACTCCAAACAGCTTCTCTTCAGAAGAGCCTCAggctgagcctctggacttgtctTTGCCAAAACAAAAGAATGAACATAAAAGTGTTGTCACAGGAAAAATAAGAAATAAAACCAATAGTATTATTGTTGACCATAACAGTATTTCCTATCCATCAGAGAATCCAGATGAGCCCTTGAACTTGACTTTCCTGAAGAAGGAATTGCCTAATACTAACAACACCCTAGAGAAAAGCACTAAGCCAGTATTCAGTATAAATCCATTTAGTGCCAAACCGTTGTACACAACGCTTCCACCACAAAATGCATTTCCCCCGGCCGCTTTCATGCCCTCAGTCCAGTCTAGTGTTCCAGGTCTGCGACCATACCCAGGGCTAGATCAAATGGGCTTCCTCCCACACATGGCCTACACATATGGAACAGGTGCAGCTACTTTTGCAGAATTGCAACAGAGGAGAAAGTATCAGCGGAAGCAAACGTTCCAGGTAACGGCAGCTG of Carcharodon carcharias isolate sCarCar2 chromosome 12, sCarCar2.pri, whole genome shotgun sequence contains these proteins:
- the zeb2b gene encoding zinc finger E-box-binding homeobox 2b isoform X2; this encodes MYSMVSYQFNQGVLNYENVVDTGSETDDEDKLHIAEDDSIINALDRDSSPVTMPNHDSSPHGNQVLLPREDEEGEKRDCGTEHTWHSRETLPVSIDGTEEMKEEYDTMGPEATLQPSRGNGTGKSVDCTSDLEEYFAKRKLEEGDSHAVSIAEYLQRSDTAIIYPEAPEELSRHGTPEANGQEDNDLPPGTPDAFAQLLTCPYCDRGYKRLTSLKEHIKYRHEKNEDNFACPLCNYTFAYRTQLERHMATHKPGRDQHHMLTHGAGNRKFKCTECGKAFKYKHHLKEHLRIHSGEKPYECPNCKKRFSHSGSYSSHISSKKCIGLISVNGRMRTSLKPGSSPTSVSSSPTNSAITQLRHKLENGKPLGIPEQPGLLKIKTEPLDFNDYKAMMTSHGFGNFPNGGVGASSPLSINTSVLSPMQHLGVGMEAPILGFSNVASSNLSEVQKVLKIVDNTVCRQKMDCKSDEISRLKGYHVKEPASQASLAEEQGVTSPVMPSVGLPVVSHNGATKSIIDYTLEKVNEAKACLQSLSTDSQRQMSSLKKDRLRNMSCSALDLGMEEKTFDNNNTSPYSCQFCREAFPGPIPLHQHERYMCKMNEEIKAVLQPSEVITNKTGMLGEKQAYMLSSLLSEKGIPSPINAYKDHMSVLKAYYAMNMEPNSEELLKISIAVGLPQDFVKEWFEQRKVYQFSNSRSPPLDRTSAELASAATDMFISKDCLSVRHPTTALKPMDSITSPSIAELHNSVTNCDAPLRLIKSSQFNSIKPIGDKMDHSRSNTPSPLNLSSTSSKNSHSSSYTPNSFSSEEPQAEPLDLSLPKQKNEHKSVVTGKIRNKTNSIIVDHNSISYPSENPDEPLNLTFLKKELPNTNNTLEKSTKPVFSINPFSAKPLYTTLPPQNAFPPAAFMPSVQSSVPGLRPYPGLDQMGFLPHMAYTYGTGAATFAELQQRRKYQRKQTFQGELLDGTTDYMSGLDDMTDSDSCLSRKKIKKTESGMYACDLCDKTFQKSSSLLRHKYEHTGKRPHQCQICKKAFKHKHHLIEHSRLHSGEKPYQCDKCGKRFSHSGSYSQHMNHRYSYCKREAEEREAAEREARQKGHLEPAELLMNRPYLQSITPQGYSDSEERESMPREVESEREQEKGEEDEEKLVRQEGEEEFDEEEEEESENKSMDTDQDTIRDEEENGDHSMDDSSVDEKTETKSEHEDIVEDGI
- the zeb2b gene encoding zinc finger E-box-binding homeobox 2b isoform X1, whose translation is MKQQIMADGPRCKRRKQANPRRKNVLNYENVVDTGSETDDEDKLHIAEDDSIINALDRDSSPVTMPNHDSSPHGNQVLLPREDEEGEKRDCGTEHTWHSRETLPVSIDGTEEMKEEYDTMGPEATLQPSRGNGTGKSVDCTSDLEEYFAKRKLEEGDSHAVSIAEYLQRSDTAIIYPEAPEELSRHGTPEANGQEDNDLPPGTPDAFAQLLTCPYCDRGYKRLTSLKEHIKYRHEKNEDNFACPLCNYTFAYRTQLERHMATHKPGRDQHHMLTHGAGNRKFKCTECGKAFKYKHHLKEHLRIHSGEKPYECPNCKKRFSHSGSYSSHISSKKCIGLISVNGRMRTSLKPGSSPTSVSSSPTNSAITQLRHKLENGKPLGIPEQPGLLKIKTEPLDFNDYKAMMTSHGFGNFPNGGVGASSPLSINTSVLSPMQHLGVGMEAPILGFSNVASSNLSEVQKVLKIVDNTVCRQKMDCKSDEISRLKGYHVKEPASQASLAEEQGVTSPVMPSVGLPVVSHNGATKSIIDYTLEKVNEAKACLQSLSTDSQRQMSSLKKDRLRNMSCSALDLGMEEKTFDNNNTSPYSCQFCREAFPGPIPLHQHERYMCKMNEEIKAVLQPSEVITNKTGMLGEKQAYMLSSLLSEKGIPSPINAYKDHMSVLKAYYAMNMEPNSEELLKISIAVGLPQDFVKEWFEQRKVYQFSNSRSPPLDRTSAELASAATDMFISKDCLSVRHPTTALKPMDSITSPSIAELHNSVTNCDAPLRLIKSSQFNSIKPIGDKMDHSRSNTPSPLNLSSTSSKNSHSSSYTPNSFSSEEPQAEPLDLSLPKQKNEHKSVVTGKIRNKTNSIIVDHNSISYPSENPDEPLNLTFLKKELPNTNNTLEKSTKPVFSINPFSAKPLYTTLPPQNAFPPAAFMPSVQSSVPGLRPYPGLDQMGFLPHMAYTYGTGAATFAELQQRRKYQRKQTFQGELLDGTTDYMSGLDDMTDSDSCLSRKKIKKTESGMYACDLCDKTFQKSSSLLRHKYEHTGKRPHQCQICKKAFKHKHHLIEHSRLHSGEKPYQCDKCGKRFSHSGSYSQHMNHRYSYCKREAEEREAAEREARQKGHLEPAELLMNRPYLQSITPQGYSDSEERESMPREVESEREQEKGEEDEEKLVRQEGEEEFDEEEEEESENKSMDTDQDTIRDEEENGDHSMDDSSVDEKTETKSEHEDIVEDGI
- the zeb2b gene encoding zinc finger E-box-binding homeobox 2b isoform X3, giving the protein MPNHDSSPHGNQVLLPREDEEGEKRDCGTEHTWHSRETLPVSIDGTEEMKEEYDTMGPEATLQPSRGNGTGKSVDCTSDLEEYFAKRKLEEGDSHAVSIAEYLQRSDTAIIYPEAPEELSRHGTPEANGQEDNDLPPGTPDAFAQLLTCPYCDRGYKRLTSLKEHIKYRHEKNEDNFACPLCNYTFAYRTQLERHMATHKPGRDQHHMLTHGAGNRKFKCTECGKAFKYKHHLKEHLRIHSGEKPYECPNCKKRFSHSGSYSSHISSKKCIGLISVNGRMRTSLKPGSSPTSVSSSPTNSAITQLRHKLENGKPLGIPEQPGLLKIKTEPLDFNDYKAMMTSHGFGNFPNGGVGASSPLSINTSVLSPMQHLGVGMEAPILGFSNVASSNLSEVQKVLKIVDNTVCRQKMDCKSDEISRLKGYHVKEPASQASLAEEQGVTSPVMPSVGLPVVSHNGATKSIIDYTLEKVNEAKACLQSLSTDSQRQMSSLKKDRLRNMSCSALDLGMEEKTFDNNNTSPYSCQFCREAFPGPIPLHQHERYMCKMNEEIKAVLQPSEVITNKTGMLGEKQAYMLSSLLSEKGIPSPINAYKDHMSVLKAYYAMNMEPNSEELLKISIAVGLPQDFVKEWFEQRKVYQFSNSRSPPLDRTSAELASAATDMFISKDCLSVRHPTTALKPMDSITSPSIAELHNSVTNCDAPLRLIKSSQFNSIKPIGDKMDHSRSNTPSPLNLSSTSSKNSHSSSYTPNSFSSEEPQAEPLDLSLPKQKNEHKSVVTGKIRNKTNSIIVDHNSISYPSENPDEPLNLTFLKKELPNTNNTLEKSTKPVFSINPFSAKPLYTTLPPQNAFPPAAFMPSVQSSVPGLRPYPGLDQMGFLPHMAYTYGTGAATFAELQQRRKYQRKQTFQGELLDGTTDYMSGLDDMTDSDSCLSRKKIKKTESGMYACDLCDKTFQKSSSLLRHKYEHTGKRPHQCQICKKAFKHKHHLIEHSRLHSGEKPYQCDKCGKRFSHSGSYSQHMNHRYSYCKREAEEREAAEREARQKGHLEPAELLMNRPYLQSITPQGYSDSEERESMPREVESEREQEKGEEDEEKLVRQEGEEEFDEEEEEESENKSMDTDQDTIRDEEENGDHSMDDSSVDEKTETKSEHEDIVEDGI
- the zeb2b gene encoding zinc finger E-box-binding homeobox 2b isoform X4 gives rise to the protein MKQQIMADGPRCKRRKQANPRRKNVLNYENVVDTGSETDDEDKLHIAEDDSIINALDRDSSPVTMPNHDSSPHGNQVLLPREDEEGEKRDCGTEHTWHSRETLPVSIDGTDLPPGTPDAFAQLLTCPYCDRGYKRLTSLKEHIKYRHEKNEDNFACPLCNYTFAYRTQLERHMATHKPGRDQHHMLTHGAGNRKFKCTECGKAFKYKHHLKEHLRIHSGEKPYECPNCKKRFSHSGSYSSHISSKKCIGLISVNGRMRTSLKPGSSPTSVSSSPTNSAITQLRHKLENGKPLGIPEQPGLLKIKTEPLDFNDYKAMMTSHGFGNFPNGGVGASSPLSINTSVLSPMQHLGVGMEAPILGFSNVASSNLSEVQKVLKIVDNTVCRQKMDCKSDEISRLKGYHVKEPASQASLAEEQGVTSPVMPSVGLPVVSHNGATKSIIDYTLEKVNEAKACLQSLSTDSQRQMSSLKKDRLRNMSCSALDLGMEEKTFDNNNTSPYSCQFCREAFPGPIPLHQHERYMCKMNEEIKAVLQPSEVITNKTGMLGEKQAYMLSSLLSEKGIPSPINAYKDHMSVLKAYYAMNMEPNSEELLKISIAVGLPQDFVKEWFEQRKVYQFSNSRSPPLDRTSAELASAATDMFISKDCLSVRHPTTALKPMDSITSPSIAELHNSVTNCDAPLRLIKSSQFNSIKPIGDKMDHSRSNTPSPLNLSSTSSKNSHSSSYTPNSFSSEEPQAEPLDLSLPKQKNEHKSVVTGKIRNKTNSIIVDHNSISYPSENPDEPLNLTFLKKELPNTNNTLEKSTKPVFSINPFSAKPLYTTLPPQNAFPPAAFMPSVQSSVPGLRPYPGLDQMGFLPHMAYTYGTGAATFAELQQRRKYQRKQTFQGELLDGTTDYMSGLDDMTDSDSCLSRKKIKKTESGMYACDLCDKTFQKSSSLLRHKYEHTGKRPHQCQICKKAFKHKHHLIEHSRLHSGEKPYQCDKCGKRFSHSGSYSQHMNHRYSYCKREAEEREAAEREARQKGHLEPAELLMNRPYLQSITPQGYSDSEERESMPREVESEREQEKGEEDEEKLVRQEGEEEFDEEEEEESENKSMDTDQDTIRDEEENGDHSMDDSSVDEKTETKSEHEDIVEDGI